TACGTTTTGTGATATCATAATACGAGCCTTGTAAGTAAAATATCAGTAAATGTATATTAACAATGTTATCCAGCATATCTCTGTATCTGATATGATTCTgcatttcttcttcagaaTTGATATTGTTACTCGAATCTCGTTTTAGTCTcttattgaaaatgttcCAAATATTTGTGAGAAGATAGGGGCCAACAATATAAGAAAcaacaaatattaatttcttaTATCTCTGTACAAAGGACTTCCCACTACGATTGATATATCTTAAATCTGTGAATTCCTCCCCTAATgttcttttatttaataaagtggtaaagaaaaaataaagtacCTTAGCTGCTGTCACAATTTCTTTAGGATACATATTAACAAATAGTTGACCTTTAAAACTTATCAGTACCTTCTCCAGCTTTTGTATCAGtacatttataatttgttcATCCTTTTGATGTGATTgaactttaaataatttacaCAGTTAGGTGATCCACACGGTTAGTAAAATAGTAATTGACATTAAAAGATGGGATCCAACAAAATACATACTGATAGAAGGGACATCTGCAAACGGTAATTGGAGCTCCTTTAtagatttctttttatgCAACTTGTCGTCGCCAACTGAACCTTCAAGCACTTCAGCCTCCATAGTGATAGAACTGACCTTGTTATCTGAGGTAAAATTAAACTTATCTTCTCAATATCAACGTATAGGTATTGACACAAGTTAACCACAAGTAATCTAAGATTTTAGTAGGTTCTAcaacttttaattttaaatccCATACTTTATTCCCTTTGTTACCTTTATAGTTTGATTTCTATTAAGCTtcttaatttaataatgatattggATTTTCGGAATCACTAATTTAAGGATATCTCTTTCAAGGAGAATGAATCTAGCACATATAAGTATATGTTAggttcaatatatttacagataaataaaatagcataattttatttatttagaGAATATTGAACAGGTTATTTGATctatatattatatcattagTTTTAGACAAACATTAATTTAGATCAATTACCAACATGGATACCGCATACTCTATAACAACTATTAGTGAACTTTCTGAGTTACTtgaaaaagatttaaaaatttcgATAAACACTGATAGGTTTACCCAAGCTTTAGATGAGTTATTCTGTTTTAGCAATACTGGTTCTGAACATTTGATTGATGGTACTTCTAATGAGAAAATTGAAACCATTTTGACTTGTTCTTATCAAGACCATTCTGAATCTAGAGAGTATTTGAATTCACTAATTGTTAAAGATTGTTCAAAAGCAATAGacatttttgaaagattaTCAATCAATACTGTTCATATTCTAGTAGGCAGTTTTGTAGATGCAAATACAACACTTCCCTTAGTGCAAGAACTGCATTCAAGAATTCATCTAGGGGAAGACGCAAACGTAACCTATCTGTTAAGCATTATTTTACAGTTGGTTATCAAGTTTGATTACAAATTCTCTCAAATATGTTTCCTTATCAAGGAATTGGGGATGCGtattaaagaaagagaagTTAGATCTATCAGTTTAGTTATATTTTCTCAACtagaaaacaaatataaagaagagTTCAACAAATCATTTTTGAAGTTCATTGATGCGTTGGTTATTGAGGTAGAAGCGGATATTGGTAATGACCCTTTAATTATCATAATAACATTATTGAATGAACTATACCCCGTCTTGACAACTTTATGTTCAGAATTATTCTTAAGTGAAGCTTTGAAAGATTTATGTCAAGAAAGAGTTAATGAAAGGAGAGATCCAGAATTTTCAAAAGCACTATTGCAATTATTATCCACAGCCTGcattgatgaaaatgtaAGGAAAATGATAGCTGAAACATATATAGAAGTCCTTGAGaatactttaaatattccTGAATACAGCATCCTGGCAGCATTAGTATTGATCAAAATTTGGtcatttacaaaattacACAATACTACCATTAAAAGTTTAAATGAAATCTTGATGAAACATATcgaaaatgatattattgaagaagatgatgtGAATACTACTGAAGGTGATGGATTatcaaatgatgatatttccAATTGCCTTGAAGGATTAGCTTATCTGAGTTTGAAAACTTCAGTGAAAGTTAGACTAAGAGCTAACAGTAAATTTTGTTCTGCTttagtaaaaataattgaatttaaaaagGTGAACTCTAAATTTTATGGTGTGTTGGTGGTATTAGCTAATCTGGGTATTTCTCcaaaagatataaataatggTGGACCAGATGCAAAATCCTTAAGGGACTTAAAATCTTATAGTGATTTAAAGAATCCAAAGACAGATGATGATACCAAGGTTATTGAGACTGTAGAAGAAGTGTCGTCCTTTAAcaagaaatatattattgacaCGGGTGTTTTAGCAGCAATTCGAAGCACAGAAAAGGAACTATCCATGGGCTCTAAAGAGCAATACATCagaattatatataatatctCAAGAGAAAAGAAGTTCATTCCTGACTTGGTAAAGCACGGCTGTATGACATCAGTTTtggaatatttaattaatgatGTTGGCAAGAAAAATGAATCTGTTAGATTATTGACTTTAAGATCATTGACAAGAATGTTGATTTATTCTAATCCTGCTACAATTTTCAACAAATACTCTTCCATTAATGCTTTGCCATTCCTGTTCGAGTTGTTACCGATGGATCAAACACCAGAGGAGGCCGCATCCTCTCTATTTGATAGGAATCTCATTACGAATGCAGATTCTTTTGAATCTTTATTAGCATTAACTAACCTAGCTTCTGCACCTGGATCAGAAGGTGAAGACATTTGTAAACGTATTACAGGAACTATTGCTTACTGGACCGTActtgaaaatttaatgttAGATGATTCTGCTCAATTACAAAGATGCACGTTAGAATTACTAAGTAATTTAATGAGCCATCCACTGTCAATTGCtgtaaaatttttcaattttgaaaactCTCAAAGTGTCaagaattttaatattttggtaaaattattagaattagaagatattgaatcaCAACGAGCAGTGGCTGCATTCTTTGCTAATGCTGCCAATTCAATCCCATTCATAGCCCAAGAGTTATTAACTCAAAAAGAGTTCATTGACACAACTATTGACGTTTTTCACAATCAAATAGATGATAAAGAGTTAAGGGAGAGAttcataatattatattattcacTGTTTGCTGTGGTTCCAGAAAAAGATACCAAAAAACTCGATATcattacaaaaaataagaagTTCGAAGAAACTTTAAAACTGATTCAAAAGTTGAATAGCGTCGACGAAGAGTATATGGAAGTAGTGCCATTATTACTATCTAAATGTTAACGTTTAATCCATGTAATTACATATCTATGTGTGTAGAATGAATTTTAACTAAtactattttttattttgtctTTCTGTGTTTTAGTTGTTTTTAACTTTTGGTTAACTCTCTTGAAGAAACAACTAGTGACACACTTGGTAGTGATTTAAGAGGTTGGTATATGTTGTAGATATAGTAGTTCATCAGTGCCTTTAGACCTTTAATTTAAGTCtatatattgataacaaTAGCATTTTACCGGGTAAAACGTACCTTACGTTCTCTAAGTCGCGGCGGCGGTGCTTAACATCAAATAAGCATCATTGAATTCTCGATTCTAACTGTAATCAGCAACTTTTAACTGGTTTCACGGTAAAGGAGACACTGGatcatataattatataaatataagtaaatcattttcattttatctTTTGTAACGTAGCACAGTAAAAGCtgataaacaaaaatatctatAGTTCATTAAACGTTGAGATAGGTAAATGTTCCAAATCTAGATTTAGCTATAGACGACTATATACTAGCAGTTTGAAAAGCGGCCACAATTATTAACTAGCTGGAATGAATGAAGCTAATGACGTTGATTCGATAAAAGGGGATGTTTCCGATCAAACTGAACTGGATGATATCTCGGTTTCATCTGTGAAGCCTCTGGTATCGCAAGACGATGAAATAGTGTCCCAAATATCTGACTCAACTGAACATATGACAGAGAGAGAACAAGATATACAAGGCCAAATCCCTGAAGATTCCATAATTGGCAGCTATAGAGTTGCCTGTCAAAGTAATGATATAGACACGGTTAAAGAGTTAATAGAGTCAGGAGCAGTTGATATTCATCATGACTACAATGACAATGATCACATCACTGGTCTTCATTGGGCCTGTGTTAATAACAGATTTGCTATTTCTCAATACCTGATTAAAAAAGGAGCTGATGTGAATAAGAAAGCAGGCAAGTTAAATGCAACCCCATTACATTGGGCAGCAAGTTATGGATACGTTCATATAGTTGACTGCTTATTGAAGCATGGAGCTGATCCAACAATTGTGGATGATCAAGGgtttaatttattacatCTATCTATAAATAGCTCTAATATTATGTTGGTAATCTATGTGCTGtattttgttgttgataAAGGCATCATTGAAGTTGATTGTCAAGATCCTAACGGTAGAACGCCATTACTCTGGGCAGCTTATCAAGGGGATTCATTGTCAATAAAGATGTTACTAAGTTTTGGTGCCAGCACAAAAATAGTTGATAATACTGGATTTACACCTCTTCATTGGGGTGTAGTTAAAGGCCAGCCTCATGTcctgaaatatttaattaaggATGGTGCTGATTTTTTTGCTAAAACCAATGATGGGAAAGATTGTTTTGCAATTGCAGAAGAAATGAACAcaacatattttttgagAGAAGCTTTGGATCATTGTGGTTTTACGAAAGATGGCTTTCTAAAGAAGAAACTATTTAAGAAAAGTTTCCATGCTAaaattttaacattttttcTTCCGTGGATATTATTGGGGTCGATCACATTTCTTTTCTCTCATATTCACCCATTATTTGCACTTATAATTACATTGAtcttattaataattacaaaTCAACTTTTACAAAGAGTCTTAATCCCATGTTACACAGTTACGACTAATAATACCATATCTTTAATACAGACACCTTTGTTTGCAGGGTTGTTTGCAGGTAGTGTTTTTTGGCTATCATCTGTTTGGATTACCAAAGTGTTCTTAACTACTGTTACACTGAAGCCATTTAGAAACATGTCCTTGTTGAttacaatttcaataatatgCATACTATTTGGAAAGTTAATTACATCAGATCCCggtaatatatatgaagaaaaagatcATGGTTTAGTCAGAGAAATGGTTGAAGAACTTATGAAGTTAGGAAAATACGACACTAGCAACTTTTGTATTGAGACTTTAACCAGGAAACCGTTAAGAAGCAGATATTCTTATATGAATAATGCTCTTGTTTCGAGATTTGACCATTATTGCCCATGGGTGTATAATGATGTTGGTTTAAAAAACCATAAAAcgtttttattttttattctatCCATGGAAACTGGTATTGGTCTGTTTACGTCATTGTGtttagaatattttgatCAACTTGAGGATCTCTATGACGAtgataaattgaaatgtttattattagGAGATGATGAATTATGTGCAGGTTTTACGCATGATCGTTTtagttttttaataatggcATGGTCTGCGTTTCAATTTCTATGGGTAagtttattaatatttgttcAAGTTTTCCAGGTTACTAAGGGTGTTACAAGTTACGAATTCAACAAGATTGTCAAACATGGAAAACAAGTTACAAACTCTTTGCCTTTCAAAGAGACATTTAATACCACACCGGATATCAGTGTCCCAAATAATGGATCTTCTTCAGGTGGAGATGATAATGGAACGACTGATGGAGAAATTGGAGACACAACATCTTCGACAATCCGTCACAGAAGATCCAATAAAATATGGGGCGTATGCGCAGCTGTATTAGGTATTGATCAATGGATTATGGTCTTGAAAGAAACTATTGGTCTATTGCCAAAGAGGCAGACAAGTGAATCCGATAGACCATTCATTGTAACAAACTATGGAATCAAGAATAATTGCATAGATTTTTTTCTAACAAGTGATACCTCTGCACCAATCTGGCAAAGATTTATCTACGAACCAACATCCCTTAAAGCATTGTTGAACAATAATGAAGTTGATTATGCTACATTATACTCTTTGCCCTCTATAGGTACAACAGACGATGTTTCAACAATTGTATAAGTTATGGTTTGGTACGGTTCAACAATTGCTCATGAAGTGgtttgtatatatttactaCTACACTATCATTAAGATTACTTCTCTGGCAAGCGACATAATAGATAATGTATTATAAAtggtatatatttaaattgtatACTAACTATTTCATGTGTCTATTTGCTAAATAAAGAATGATTCACTGAgttaatatattgtttaacTAAGAACAAACGACCAATTGTCCAGGGCATCGctaaattttatttttggtgttatttttattgtttacGCGTTTTTGTGTTATAAGTCATAAAGTCATAAAGGACATCAAGAATAATACAAATCTTTATAAGTAATATATCTATGTtctaattatttataataattgaagttaatattatatgaaataatttgattatGTTTTTGTTTATAGTATTAGTGAGCCTACTCTTCTATAGTATTTCAAAGTGGTCAAGATTCCAGTTTAAGTGGATAGTCGAGGTGTCGCTTATATCATTCACAGTGTACTTCTATTGACGAGATCTAGAAgctatttcaaaatttgtcCTTCTAGCACCATTATAACCATATTTGAATCCCccatattaaaaataaacacTAAAACGAAATGGGTATTCAAGGCTTGCTTcctcaattgaaaaatattcagaATCCAGTTTCTTTAAATAGATATTCTGGGGAGACTCTGGCTATTGATGGATATGCATGGTTGCATAGAGCCACATTCTCATGTGCTCATGATTTGGTTTTAGGAAATCCAACTGACAAATATCTTCagttttttattaaaaagtttGCAATGTTAaaatcatataatatacaaCCTTATTTAGTCTTTGATGGAAATTCATTACCAgttaaaaaacaaacagAAGTGAAGAGAAAAGAGAAAAGAACAGAGAATAGATCAATTGCAATTAAATTATGGAATTCTggagaaagaagaaatgcTATGGAATACTTTCAGAAATCTGTCGATGTAACCCCAGAAATGGCAAAATGTGTAATAGATTATTGTAAATTACATGGGATTAAATACGTTGTTGCCCCTTATGAAGCTGATCCACAATTGGTTTATTTAGAGAAACACAAAATTGTACATGGTATTATTTCAGAAGATTCTGATTTGCTTGTATTTGGTTGTAGAAAACTGATAACAAAATTGAACGATTTTGGCGAATGTATTGAAATCTGTAGAGATAATTTTAACCAAGTTCCAAAAAAATTCCCAATATACGAATTAACGGATGATCAGATAAGAGTTATGGTATGTTTATCCGGTTGCGATTATACTGATggtattttgaaaattggTTTAATAAGAGCTATAAAACTGGTTAGACAACATAAAACAATggataaaattatattagCATTACAGAGGGAAGGAAAATCCGTTATACCAAAAACTTTTCTTATGGAATATTATAAAGCTTGTTTAGCATTTCAGTATCAGAGGGTTTATTGTCCcaatcaaaagaaaatagtaTCTTTGAACGATCTGACTGATGAAGTAATTAGCAAAGTATCAGAAAAGTATGAACCGAAAGAAATGTTTGTCTCAATAGGCTTAGTGATAAATAAACATACTAAAACATGGGACTGTATCTTAAATG
The nucleotide sequence above comes from Tetrapisispora phaffii CBS 4417 chromosome 3, complete genome. Encoded proteins:
- the SHE4 gene encoding She4p (similar to Saccharomyces cerevisiae SHE4 (YOR035C); ancestral locus Anc_5.627); translated protein: MDTAYSITTISELSELLEKDLKISINTDRFTQALDELFCFSNTGSEHLIDGTSNEKIETILTCSYQDHSESREYLNSLIVKDCSKAIDIFERLSINTVHILVGSFVDANTTLPLVQELHSRIHLGEDANVTYLLSIILQLVIKFDYKFSQICFLIKELGMRIKEREVRSISLVIFSQLENKYKEEFNKSFLKFIDALVIEVEADIGNDPLIIIITLLNELYPVLTTLCSELFLSEALKDLCQERVNERRDPEFSKALLQLLSTACIDENVRKMIAETYIEVLENTLNIPEYSILAALVLIKIWSFTKLHNTTIKSLNEILMKHIENDIIEEDDVNTTEGDGLSNDDISNCLEGLAYLSLKTSVKVRLRANSKFCSALVKIIEFKKVNSKFYGVLVVLANLGISPKDINNGGPDAKSLRDLKSYSDLKNPKTDDDTKVIETVEEVSSFNKKYIIDTGVLAAIRSTEKELSMGSKEQYIRIIYNISREKKFIPDLVKHGCMTSVLEYLINDVGKKNESVRLLTLRSLTRMLIYSNPATIFNKYSSINALPFLFELLPMDQTPEEAASSLFDRNLITNADSFESLLALTNLASAPGSEGEDICKRITGTIAYWTVLENLMLDDSAQLQRCTLELLSNLMSHPLSIAVKFFNFENSQSVKNFNILVKLLELEDIESQRAVAAFFANAANSIPFIAQELLTQKEFIDTTIDVFHNQIDDKELRERFIILYYSLFAVVPEKDTKKLDIITKNKKFEETLKLIQKLNSVDEEYMEVVPLLLSKC
- the TPHA0C00370 gene encoding ankyrin repeat domain-containing DHHC palmitoyltransferase family protein (similar to Saccharomyces cerevisiae AKR1 (YDR264C) and AKR2 (YOR034C); ancestral locus Anc_5.626), producing the protein MNEANDVDSIKGDVSDQTELDDISVSSVKPLVSQDDEIVSQISDSTEHMTEREQDIQGQIPEDSIIGSYRVACQSNDIDTVKELIESGAVDIHHDYNDNDHITGLHWACVNNRFAISQYLIKKGADVNKKAGKLNATPLHWAASYGYVHIVDCLLKHGADPTIVDDQGFNLLHLSINSSNIMLVIYVLYFVVDKGIIEVDCQDPNGRTPLLWAAYQGDSLSIKMLLSFGASTKIVDNTGFTPLHWGVVKGQPHVLKYLIKDGADFFAKTNDGKDCFAIAEEMNTTYFLREALDHCGFTKDGFLKKKLFKKSFHAKILTFFLPWILLGSITFLFSHIHPLFALIITLILLIITNQLLQRVLIPCYTVTTNNTISLIQTPLFAGLFAGSVFWLSSVWITKVFLTTVTLKPFRNMSLLITISIICILFGKLITSDPGNIYEEKDHGLVREMVEELMKLGKYDTSNFCIETLTRKPLRSRYSYMNNALVSRFDHYCPWVYNDVGLKNHKTFLFFILSMETGIGLFTSLCLEYFDQLEDLYDDDKLKCLLLGDDELCAGFTHDRFSFLIMAWSAFQFLWVSLLIFVQVFQVTKGVTSYEFNKIVKHGKQVTNSLPFKETFNTTPDISVPNNGSSSGGDDNGTTDGEIGDTTSSTIRHRRSNKIWGVCAAVLGIDQWIMVLKETIGLLPKRQTSESDRPFIVTNYGIKNNCIDFFLTSDTSAPIWQRFIYEPTSLKALLNNNEVDYATLYSLPSIGTTDDVSTIV